CCAGTTCATTTTCAGTTTCAAGCGCGAAGCCCACGAGAAATTGCTTTTTCTTCAGCTGTCCCATCGAAGCAAGAATGTCCTGCGTCTTTTCCATCTCAATCGTAAATGCCTCAGCACTTTTCTTTATTTTTTCCCCGGCAATAACCTTTGGCCTGTAATCTGCAACGGCAGCAGCGGCGATGGCTGCGTCCACATCAGCGTACACGTCGTGGCAGGCGTTATACATCTGTTGTGCCGAGACGACACGCACGGTATCGATATTCGGATTTTTCGCCGAAAGGTGCGTTGGGCCTGTGATCAGTATGACTGAAGCACCCGAACGCGCCGCCGATTCCGCAAGGTCAAACCCCATCTTACCCGAAGAATGGTTCCCTATAAAACGCACGGGATCTATCGCTTCGTATGTCGGGCCCGCAGTAATCAGTATTTTTTTTCCTTTTAACGGCAATTTGGATTCGATATCGCTTTCTATAAATGCAACGATGTTCTCAGGTTCGGCCATGCGCCCTTCGCCGGAGAGTCCGCTCGCAAGCTCCCCTGATTCCGCCGGGATCATGATGTTCCCGAATTGTTTCAATGCATTAAAATTCTGAAGCGTGGATTGGTGTTTGTACATGTCGAGATCCATTGCCGGAGCAAAATAGACCGGGCATTTCGCAGAAAGATAAGCAGCCATTAGCAGGTTATCACAAGCGCCCGAGGCCATTTTGGACAAGGTATTCGCGGTTGCGGGCGCAATGAGCATCAGGTCAGCCCAAAGCGCTAAATCGACGTGATTATTCCAGACGGCGTCTTCACTGTCTTCATTATAGAATGTGGAATGCACGGGACTTTTGGAGAGGGTGGACAGTGTCAGCGGCGTGACAAAATCCTTTGAAGCAGGCGTCATGATCACCTGGACCTGTGCGCCTGCTTTAATAAAAAGCCTTACTAAACCTGCAGTCTTATACGCGGCAATGCCACCAGAAACACCCAGTAATATTTTCTTACCGCTTAAAATTGACATTTAGGAATTATTTAGAGGAATCTTTATGGTAGATCTTGTTGTCAAGCCATTCCTGTACTGCAAGTGCATGCGGCTTTGGAAGTTTTTCGTAAAATTTAGACACTTCGATTTGCTCCTTATTTTCGAAGATTTCTTCCAGACTGTCGTTGTAAGTGGCAAATTCTTCCAGTTTCTCGGTCAGCTCCTTCTTGATTTCGGAATTGATCTGGTTTGCCCGTTTAGCCATAATTGTGATTGCCTCATACACATTTCCGGTTGGTTCCTCAATCTGGCTTTTGTTGTAAGTGATTGTGTTTACCGGCGCATTCGTCTTTTTTAAATCCATGACTTTTTTATTTAGAAAATTGTTTTAAATCCGTTTCAATACGTGCAAGCATGTCGTCCGCCTTGCTTTTGTATTCCGTTGAGGCATTGAATTTGATCAGGCTCGTATACGCATTCTTAGCCGTGATCAGCCTCTCTTCCATTTTCGCCTGCACACTGTTAATTGCGAGGTTGTAAGCCGAATCGAGCTTGTAATACAGTGCTTTTTCCTTGTAGGGCGTGCCGGGAAAATCGGCGATAAAATTATCGAGCGCAATCAGAGCCGATTTATAGTCGGCAATCGTATTGTATTGCTTCGCGATTTCGAAATTCTTCTTTTCGATCTTTTCCCTCAATTCCTTTGCGATGCGGTTGGCCTCAGGCAGGAATTGCGAATTGGGATAGTTGTTGATGAACGTCTGCAGTTTATCGATCGCCTTGAAAGTATCGACCTGGTCGAGGCTGTAACGCGGTGACAGCTTGGAAAAACTGTAAGCCCCAAGGTAGGCCGCTTCTTCGGCTTTTTCACTTCTGGGGTAGGTGGAAGCAAATCTTTCGAATTGGTAACCCGCAGGATAATATTGCTCCTCAGCGTAATATGATTTGGCATACATGTAAAACAACTTTTCTGCCTGAGGCTTTCCCTGATACGAGGGCGCTATCTGCTCGAAAAGCCGCAGTGCCTTACCGAATTTGCCTTTTTCGTACATTTTGGTTCCCACTTCATATTTCTTGGCAGTGTCGTCATTCTTGAGCGCTTTTTGGTATTCGCTGCACGAACTCAATACTAAAAGGACAAAAAACAGCGCAATAAATTTCTTCATTAATTTTTTAATTTTAAGATATTCTGCCCGAAATCAGTTTCGATATTCGCTGAAAATCAAGCTGCAAATTTAGTTATTAATTGCAGACTACAAAACATTTTTTCTGAAGTCGGCAAGGTGTAATCAATCCTGTTGTGTTAATACCCGAGTGCCCG
The nucleotide sequence above comes from Flavobacterium magnum. Encoded proteins:
- the coaBC gene encoding bifunctional phosphopantothenoylcysteine decarboxylase/phosphopantothenate--cysteine ligase CoaBC, encoding MSILSGKKILLGVSGGIAAYKTAGLVRLFIKAGAQVQVIMTPASKDFVTPLTLSTLSKSPVHSTFYNEDSEDAVWNNHVDLALWADLMLIAPATANTLSKMASGACDNLLMAAYLSAKCPVYFAPAMDLDMYKHQSTLQNFNALKQFGNIMIPAESGELASGLSGEGRMAEPENIVAFIESDIESKLPLKGKKILITAGPTYEAIDPVRFIGNHSSGKMGFDLAESAARSGASVILITGPTHLSAKNPNIDTVRVVSAQQMYNACHDVYADVDAAIAAAAVADYRPKVIAGEKIKKSAEAFTIEMEKTQDILASMGQLKKKQFLVGFALETENELENAKLKITKKNLDLIVLNSLRDEGAGFGKPTNKITFIDKHFNIEPMDLKSKEAVAEDILNKVITHFHA
- a CDS encoding DNA-directed RNA polymerase subunit omega gives rise to the protein MDLKKTNAPVNTITYNKSQIEEPTGNVYEAITIMAKRANQINSEIKKELTEKLEEFATYNDSLEEIFENKEQIEVSKFYEKLPKPHALAVQEWLDNKIYHKDSSK
- a CDS encoding outer membrane protein assembly factor BamD codes for the protein MKKFIALFFVLLVLSSCSEYQKALKNDDTAKKYEVGTKMYEKGKFGKALRLFEQIAPSYQGKPQAEKLFYMYAKSYYAEEQYYPAGYQFERFASTYPRSEKAEEAAYLGAYSFSKLSPRYSLDQVDTFKAIDKLQTFINNYPNSQFLPEANRIAKELREKIEKKNFEIAKQYNTIADYKSALIALDNFIADFPGTPYKEKALYYKLDSAYNLAINSVQAKMEERLITAKNAYTSLIKFNASTEYKSKADDMLARIETDLKQFSK